A region of Streptomyces cinnamoneus DNA encodes the following proteins:
- a CDS encoding carboxymuconolactone decarboxylase family protein, producing MSDTNDENTTAGPSGRTSFDRGMEMLRQVVGEGGQKAVDSLADVSPELGRQVVSWGFGEIYARPQLAPRDRQLVTLGMLTALGGCEPQLEVHVNAALNVGLSPEQVVEALLHSAAYCGFPKALNATYVAKKVFAERGLLPLPDGSAPRADAG from the coding sequence ATGAGCGACACGAACGACGAGAACACGACGGCCGGCCCGTCCGGCCGGACCTCCTTCGACCGGGGCATGGAGATGCTCCGGCAGGTCGTCGGCGAGGGCGGCCAGAAGGCGGTGGACTCCCTGGCCGACGTCTCCCCCGAGCTGGGCCGGCAGGTGGTGTCCTGGGGCTTCGGCGAGATCTACGCCCGGCCCCAGCTGGCGCCGCGCGACCGCCAGCTGGTCACCCTCGGCATGCTGACCGCGCTGGGCGGCTGCGAGCCGCAGCTGGAGGTGCACGTCAACGCCGCGCTCAACGTCGGGCTGAGCCCGGAGCAGGTGGTGGAGGCCCTGCTGCACTCCGCCGCCTACTGCGGCTTCCCGAAGGCGCTCAACGCGACGTACGTCGCGAAGAAGGTCTTCGCCGAGCGCGGCCTGCTGCCGCTGCCGGACGGGAGCGCGCCGCGGGCGG
- a CDS encoding cysteine desulfurase family protein: protein MAYLDHAATTPMLPEAVQAMTAQLPLAGNASSLHAAGRRARRTVEEARESLAASLGARPSEVVFTAGGTEADNLAVKGLFWARRAADPARTRVLASPVEHHAVLDAVDWLATHEGATVEYLPVDSYGRVHADALREAIARNPDDVALATVMWANNEIGTVMPVRELADVAAESGVPLHSDAVQAVGQLDVGFAASGLAAMTVSSHKIGGPYGVGALLLGRQYAPVPLLHGGGQERHVRSGTLDVPAIAAFAVAGTLAAERREAFAREVGALRDELIAGVRAAVPDAVLGGDPDPAGRLPANAHFSFPGCEGDSLLLLLDARGIECSTGSACTAGVAQPSHVVLATGTDPELARGTLRFSLGHTSTRDDVAAVVEAIGPVVERARTAGLS, encoded by the coding sequence ATGGCCTACCTCGACCACGCCGCCACCACCCCGATGCTTCCGGAGGCGGTGCAGGCGATGACCGCCCAGCTGCCCCTCGCCGGAAACGCCTCCTCGCTGCACGCCGCCGGGCGGCGCGCGCGCCGCACCGTCGAGGAGGCGCGCGAGTCGCTCGCCGCGTCGCTCGGCGCGCGCCCCAGCGAGGTGGTCTTCACCGCGGGCGGCACCGAAGCCGACAACCTCGCCGTCAAGGGCCTCTTCTGGGCCCGCCGGGCCGCCGACCCGGCCCGCACGCGCGTGCTGGCCAGCCCCGTGGAGCACCACGCCGTGCTCGACGCCGTCGATTGGCTCGCCACCCATGAGGGGGCGACCGTCGAGTACCTGCCGGTCGACTCCTACGGGCGGGTGCACGCCGACGCGCTGCGCGAGGCCATCGCCCGCAACCCCGACGACGTCGCCCTGGCCACCGTGATGTGGGCGAACAACGAGATCGGCACGGTCATGCCGGTGCGCGAACTGGCCGACGTCGCCGCCGAGTCCGGGGTGCCGCTGCACTCCGACGCGGTGCAGGCCGTCGGTCAGCTGGACGTCGGCTTCGCCGCGTCCGGGCTCGCCGCGATGACCGTCAGCAGCCACAAGATCGGCGGCCCGTACGGCGTGGGCGCCCTGCTGCTGGGCCGCCAGTACGCGCCCGTGCCGCTGCTGCACGGCGGCGGCCAGGAGCGGCACGTGCGCTCCGGGACGCTGGACGTGCCCGCCATAGCCGCCTTCGCGGTCGCGGGGACGCTGGCCGCCGAGCGGCGCGAGGCGTTCGCGCGCGAGGTGGGCGCCCTGCGCGACGAGCTGATCGCGGGCGTCCGCGCGGCCGTGCCGGACGCGGTGCTCGGCGGCGACCCCGACCCCGCGGGCCGGCTGCCCGCCAACGCCCACTTCTCCTTCCCTGGCTGCGAGGGCGACTCCCTGCTGCTGCTGCTGGACGCCCGGGGCATCGAGTGCTCCACGGGCTCGGCCTGCACGGCCGGCGTCGCCCAGCCCAGCCACGTGGTGCTGGCGACGGGCACGGACCCGGAGCTGGCCCGGGGGACGCTGCGCTTCTCCCTGGGGCACACGTCGACGCGCGACGACGTCGCCGCGGTCGTCGAGGCGATCGGCCCGGTGGTGGAACGGGCGCGGACGGCGGGCCTGAGCTAG
- the mnmA gene encoding tRNA 2-thiouridine(34) synthase MnmA translates to MTDFPGAPSGPRDGRRLRVLAAMSGGVDSAVAAARAVEAGHDVTGVHLALSANPQSFRTGARGCCTIEDSRDARRAADVIGIPFYCWDLAERFREDVVEDFVAEYEAGRTPNPCLRCNEKIKFAALLDKALALGFDAVCTGHYATVVVNDDGTRELHRASDMAKDQSYVLGVLDERQLAHAMFPLGDTITTKDQIRAEAERRGLAVAKKPDSHDICFIADGDTQGFLAKRLGKAEGDIVDESGTKLGTHEGAYGFTIGQRKGLRIGHPAADGKPRYVLDISPVNNTVTVGPVEALDVTALTAIKPRWCGVAPEGPGTYTAQLRAHGGETEVTAELVGDELHVRFTEPVRGVAPGQAIVLYDDTRVVGSATIAATERAAAVR, encoded by the coding sequence ATGACTGACTTCCCTGGTGCACCTTCCGGTCCCCGCGACGGCCGTCGCCTCCGCGTGCTCGCCGCCATGTCCGGCGGCGTCGACTCCGCCGTCGCCGCGGCCCGCGCCGTCGAAGCCGGCCACGACGTGACCGGCGTGCACCTCGCGCTGTCCGCGAACCCCCAGTCCTTCCGCACCGGCGCCCGCGGCTGCTGCACCATCGAGGACTCCCGGGACGCCCGCCGCGCCGCGGACGTCATCGGCATCCCCTTCTACTGCTGGGACCTCGCCGAGCGCTTCCGTGAGGACGTCGTCGAGGACTTCGTCGCGGAGTACGAGGCCGGCCGCACCCCCAACCCCTGCCTGCGCTGCAACGAGAAGATCAAGTTCGCGGCGCTGCTGGACAAGGCCCTCGCGCTCGGCTTCGACGCGGTCTGCACCGGTCACTACGCCACGGTCGTGGTGAACGACGACGGCACGCGCGAGCTGCACCGCGCCTCGGACATGGCCAAGGACCAGTCCTACGTGCTGGGCGTGCTGGACGAGCGGCAGCTGGCCCACGCGATGTTCCCGCTGGGCGACACGATCACCACCAAGGACCAGATCCGCGCGGAGGCGGAGCGACGCGGCCTGGCCGTGGCGAAGAAGCCCGACAGCCACGACATCTGCTTCATCGCCGACGGCGACACCCAGGGCTTCCTGGCCAAGCGCCTCGGCAAGGCGGAGGGCGACATCGTCGACGAGTCCGGCACCAAGCTCGGCACCCACGAGGGGGCCTACGGCTTCACCATCGGCCAGCGCAAGGGCCTGCGCATCGGTCACCCGGCCGCGGACGGCAAGCCGCGCTACGTCCTGGACATCTCCCCGGTGAACAACACGGTGACGGTGGGCCCGGTGGAGGCGCTGGACGTGACGGCCCTGACGGCGATCAAGCCCCGCTGGTGCGGCGTGGCCCCCGAGGGCCCCGGCACGTACACGGCCCAGCTGCGCGCCCACGGCGGCGAGACCGAGGTGACGGCCGAGCTCGTCGGCGACGAACTCCACGTCCGCTTCACCGAGCCGGTGCGCGGCGTGGCCCCGGGCCAGGCGATCGTCCTCTACGACGACACGCGTGTGGTCGGCTCGGCGACGATCGCGGCGACGGAGCGGGCCGCGGCCGTCCGCTAG
- a CDS encoding TIGR00730 family Rossman fold protein has translation MNVTVFCSAADLDERYTGPAREFAALIGKGGHTLVWGGSESGLMKVMADGVQENGGRLVGVSVEFLAAKARKNADEMVVAKDLAERKAQLLARGDAVVVMVGGTGTLDEATEILELKKHGLHDKPVVLLNAAGFYDGLKQQFQRMEDEGFLPLPLTALVFFAEDAVGAMAYLEESAGTS, from the coding sequence ATGAACGTCACCGTCTTCTGCTCCGCCGCCGACCTCGACGAGCGCTACACCGGACCCGCCCGCGAGTTCGCCGCGCTCATCGGCAAGGGCGGGCACACCCTGGTGTGGGGCGGCTCGGAGTCGGGGCTGATGAAGGTGATGGCCGACGGCGTGCAGGAGAACGGGGGACGGCTGGTGGGCGTCTCCGTGGAGTTCCTCGCCGCCAAGGCCCGCAAGAACGCCGACGAGATGGTGGTGGCCAAGGACCTCGCCGAGCGCAAGGCGCAGCTGCTGGCGCGCGGTGACGCCGTCGTCGTGATGGTCGGCGGGACGGGGACGCTGGACGAGGCGACCGAGATCCTGGAGCTCAAGAAGCACGGTCTGCACGACAAACCCGTGGTGCTGCTGAACGCCGCCGGCTTCTACGACGGGCTCAAGCAGCAGTTCCAGCGCATGGAGGACGAGGGCTTCCTTCCGCTGCCCCTGACCGCACTGGTGTTCTTCGCCGAGGACGCCGTCGGGGCCATGGCCTACCTCGAGGAGTCCGCGGGCACCTCCTAG
- a CDS encoding SDR family oxidoreductase, whose protein sequence is MATHVITGSGSGIGEAVAERLHARGDELWLVARDAGRAKELAGRFPGARTLVADLENPDRLSWALGHQTLPDRVDSLLHVAGVADLGPVGELTPKTWNRTLAVNLVAPAELTRLLLPQLRVSNGHVVFVNSGAGLRANAEWGAYAASKHGLKALADSLRAEEHTNGVRVTSVYPGRVATPMQAKVHQHERKDYEPGKWIDPQSVAATVLLAVDLPRDAEIHDLSVRPGHSGG, encoded by the coding sequence ATGGCAACACATGTGATCACCGGCTCCGGATCCGGCATCGGCGAGGCCGTCGCCGAGCGACTGCACGCACGGGGCGACGAGCTGTGGCTCGTCGCGCGCGACGCCGGCCGGGCCAAGGAGCTGGCCGGGCGGTTCCCCGGCGCCCGCACGCTCGTCGCCGACCTGGAGAACCCCGACCGGCTCTCCTGGGCGCTGGGCCACCAGACGCTGCCGGACCGCGTCGACTCGCTGCTGCACGTCGCGGGCGTCGCGGACCTCGGCCCGGTCGGCGAGCTGACCCCGAAGACCTGGAACCGCACGCTCGCCGTCAACCTGGTCGCGCCCGCCGAGCTGACCCGCCTGCTCCTGCCCCAGCTCCGGGTGTCGAACGGCCACGTGGTCTTCGTCAACTCCGGTGCCGGGCTGCGCGCCAACGCCGAGTGGGGGGCGTACGCGGCCAGCAAGCACGGGCTCAAGGCGCTCGCCGACTCCCTGCGCGCCGAGGAGCACACCAACGGCGTCCGGGTCACCAGCGTCTACCCGGGCCGGGTGGCCACGCCCATGCAGGCGAAGGTGCACCAGCACGAGCGCAAGGACTACGAGCCGGGCAAGTGGATCGACCCGCAGTCCGTCGCGGCGACCGTGCTGCTGGCGGTGGACCTGCCGCGCGACGCCGAGATCCACGACCTGTCGGTGCGCCCGGGGCATTCGGGCGGCTGA
- a CDS encoding methionine synthase, translating into MSETNTFKDWDAGVATGIGSMPGGDAREAAKTVTGSLESLPYLPELPARGPGADMIGRTAGLLVEVFAHVEPSGWRISDRPGRDTRRARSWLGEDLDALEEFTQGYGGPLKVSAVGPWTLAAALELRGGEAALSDAGACRDLTASLAEGLRAHLAEVRRRVPGARIVLQLDEPSLPAVLRGQVRTASGYRTHRAVDRAVVEGALRDLAAVAGETPGGALVVHSCAPGVPFALLRHAGVAGVSFDFSLLTEREDDAIGETVEAGTKLFAGVVPGTDGPLSDPAGSVMGVRTLWRRLGLSPGTLAESVVITPSCGLAGASPAYARAALAHCVRAAKSLADNPE; encoded by the coding sequence GTGAGCGAGACGAACACGTTCAAGGACTGGGACGCCGGGGTCGCCACGGGCATCGGGTCGATGCCCGGGGGAGACGCCCGGGAGGCCGCGAAGACCGTCACCGGGTCACTGGAGTCACTGCCGTACCTACCGGAGCTGCCCGCCCGCGGTCCCGGCGCGGACATGATCGGCCGGACCGCCGGGCTGCTGGTGGAGGTCTTCGCGCACGTGGAGCCCAGCGGCTGGCGCATCAGCGACCGGCCGGGGCGCGACACGCGTCGCGCCCGGTCCTGGCTCGGCGAGGACCTCGACGCGCTCGAGGAGTTCACGCAGGGGTACGGGGGCCCGCTGAAGGTCTCGGCCGTCGGGCCGTGGACGCTCGCGGCCGCGCTGGAACTGCGCGGCGGTGAGGCCGCGCTGAGCGACGCCGGGGCGTGCCGGGACCTGACCGCCTCGCTGGCCGAGGGGCTCCGCGCCCACCTCGCCGAGGTGCGGCGCCGGGTGCCGGGCGCGCGGATCGTGCTCCAGCTGGACGAGCCGTCGCTGCCCGCGGTGCTGCGCGGCCAGGTCCGTACGGCCAGCGGTTACCGCACCCACCGGGCGGTGGACCGGGCCGTGGTCGAGGGCGCGCTCAGGGACCTGGCCGCGGTGGCGGGGGAGACCCCGGGCGGGGCGCTGGTCGTTCACTCGTGCGCCCCCGGAGTGCCGTTCGCGCTGCTGCGGCACGCGGGGGTCGCCGGGGTGTCGTTCGATTTCTCGCTGCTCACCGAGCGTGAGGACGACGCGATCGGTGAGACCGTCGAGGCGGGCACCAAGCTGTTCGCTGGCGTGGTGCCCGGCACGGACGGCCCGTTGTCAGACCCTGCCGGTAGCGTCATGGGTGTCAGGACGCTGTGGCGCAGGCTGGGGCTGTCGCCGGGGACCCTCGCGGAGTCCGTGGTGATCACTCCTTCGTGCGGGCTCGCGGGCGCTTCGCCCGCCTATGCCCGTGCGGCCCTCGCGCACTGCGTCCGGGCGGCGAAATCACTCGCAGACAACCCTGAGTGA
- the ligA gene encoding NAD-dependent DNA ligase LigA, translated as MDQREDETVAVEQRGDELEGLAAQAAVPAEAREKHALLAEQVEEHRFRYYVKDRPVISDAEFDKLLRSLEALEETYPPLRTPDSPTQKVAGAYETEFTAVEHRERMLSLDNAFDDEELAAWADRLVKEVGGTPYHYLCELKVDGLAVNLTYENGRLVRAATRGDGRTGEDITPNVRTISGVPERLKGERVPAFVEVRGEVYFPTEKFEELNARLVEAGKPPFANPRNAAAGSLRQKDPKVTRSRPLCMVVHGVGAREGFDIDRQSQAYELLREWGLPTAAHARVVDSLDDVRAFIAHHGDPDVRHSMEHEIDGVVVKLDEIPLQGRLGSTSRAPRWAIAWKYPPEEVNTKLVDIRVGVGRTGRVTPYAVVEPVTVAGSEVEFATLHNQEVVKAKGVLIGDTVVLRKAGDVIPEILGPVVDLRDGTEREFVMPAECPECGAGLRPMKEGDIDLRCPNARSCPAQLRERIFYLAGRKALDIEALGEETVRALTAPDEGPRVLTSEADLFDIKVEDLRDVKMWRRDTRKGASEDDRVLAPYFYGQPKTVGRGEEKRTLEAQPKENTNKLIAELEKAKEKPLSRVLTGLSIRHVGPVAAVALAREFRSIERIAEAGEEELAAVEGVAATIAASVKEWFAEDWHREIVAKWKAAGVRMEEEAGEDEGPRPLAGLTVVVTGTLTGYTRDAAKDALQSRGAKVTGSVSKKTDFVVVGDNPGSKYDKAMQLKVPVLEEEGFTALLNEGPEAAREKAVPQEATPAE; from the coding sequence ATGGATCAACGGGAGGACGAGACGGTGGCTGTCGAACAGCGAGGCGACGAGCTCGAAGGGCTCGCGGCCCAGGCGGCGGTGCCCGCCGAGGCGCGGGAGAAGCACGCTCTGCTGGCCGAGCAGGTCGAGGAGCACCGCTTCCGGTACTACGTCAAGGACCGTCCCGTCATCAGCGACGCGGAGTTCGACAAGCTGCTGCGCTCGCTGGAGGCCCTGGAGGAGACGTATCCGCCGCTGCGCACCCCGGACTCGCCCACCCAGAAGGTCGCGGGGGCCTACGAGACGGAGTTCACGGCCGTCGAGCACCGCGAGCGCATGCTCTCCCTCGACAACGCCTTCGACGACGAGGAGCTGGCCGCCTGGGCCGACCGGCTGGTCAAGGAGGTCGGCGGCACGCCGTACCACTACCTGTGCGAGCTGAAGGTCGACGGCCTCGCCGTCAACCTCACCTATGAGAACGGCCGCCTCGTCCGCGCCGCCACCCGCGGCGACGGGCGCACCGGCGAGGACATCACGCCCAACGTGCGCACCATCTCCGGGGTGCCCGAGCGGCTCAAGGGCGAGCGCGTCCCCGCGTTCGTCGAGGTCCGCGGCGAGGTCTACTTCCCCACGGAGAAGTTCGAGGAGCTGAACGCCCGTCTGGTCGAGGCCGGCAAGCCGCCCTTCGCCAACCCGCGCAACGCGGCGGCCGGTTCGCTGCGCCAGAAGGACCCCAAGGTCACCCGCTCCCGCCCGCTGTGCATGGTGGTGCACGGCGTCGGCGCCCGCGAGGGCTTCGACATCGACCGCCAGTCGCAGGCGTACGAACTGCTGCGCGAATGGGGTCTGCCGACCGCCGCGCACGCCCGGGTCGTCGACAGCCTGGACGACGTCCGCGCCTTCATCGCCCACCACGGCGACCCGGACGTCCGCCACTCGATGGAGCACGAGATCGACGGCGTCGTCGTCAAGCTCGACGAGATCCCCCTCCAGGGCCGCCTCGGCTCCACCTCGCGCGCCCCCCGCTGGGCCATCGCCTGGAAGTACCCCCCCGAGGAGGTCAACACCAAGCTGGTGGACATCCGCGTCGGCGTCGGCCGCACGGGCCGGGTGACGCCCTACGCCGTGGTCGAGCCGGTCACGGTCGCGGGCTCGGAGGTGGAGTTCGCCACCCTGCACAACCAGGAGGTCGTCAAGGCCAAGGGCGTCCTCATCGGTGACACGGTCGTGCTGCGCAAGGCCGGTGACGTCATCCCCGAGATCCTCGGGCCGGTCGTGGACCTCCGCGACGGCACCGAACGGGAGTTCGTCATGCCCGCGGAGTGCCCCGAGTGCGGGGCCGGGCTGCGCCCGATGAAGGAGGGGGACATCGACCTCCGGTGCCCCAACGCCCGGTCCTGTCCGGCACAGTTGCGTGAGCGAATCTTCTACCTGGCCGGCCGCAAGGCGCTGGACATCGAGGCCCTCGGCGAGGAGACGGTCCGGGCGCTGACCGCGCCGGACGAGGGGCCCCGGGTGCTGACGAGCGAGGCCGACCTGTTCGACATCAAGGTCGAGGACCTGCGCGACGTCAAGATGTGGCGCCGTGACACCCGAAAGGGTGCCTCCGAGGACGACCGCGTCCTCGCGCCCTACTTCTACGGCCAGCCCAAGACGGTGGGCCGGGGCGAGGAGAAGCGGACCCTGGAGGCGCAGCCCAAGGAGAACACCAACAAGCTGATCGCCGAGCTGGAGAAGGCCAAGGAGAAGCCGCTCTCCCGCGTCCTGACCGGCCTTTCCATCCGTCACGTCGGTCCCGTCGCCGCGGTCGCGCTGGCCCGTGAGTTCCGCTCGATCGAGCGGATCGCCGAGGCGGGCGAGGAGGAGCTGGCCGCCGTCGAGGGCGTCGCCGCGACCATCGCCGCCTCCGTCAAGGAGTGGTTCGCGGAGGACTGGCACCGTGAGATCGTGGCGAAGTGGAAGGCCGCCGGCGTCCGGATGGAGGAGGAGGCCGGCGAGGACGAAGGCCCGCGACCGCTGGCCGGACTCACCGTCGTCGTCACCGGTACGCTCACCGGCTACACCCGTGACGCCGCCAAGGACGCGCTGCAGAGCCGGGGAGCGAAGGTGACCGGTTCGGTGTCGAAGAAGACGGACTTCGTGGTGGTGGGTGACAACCCCGGTTCGAAGTACGACAAGGCGATGCAGCTGAAGGTCCCGGTGCTGGAGGAGGAGGGCTTCACCGCACTCCTGAACGAAGGCCCGGAGGCGGCGCGCGAGAAGGCCGTGCCCCAGGAGGCCACCCCAGCGGAGTAA
- a CDS encoding putative bifunctional diguanylate cyclase/phosphodiesterase: protein MKPTDSAEPASRLRRLSPPALPTVCVALAVLALAAGTFRAVGTGRALFPGQAAGWALATLTALIVAHLVALGRDRWWGGTGSGAALTLAVLLLYGWLPSVLISIAVVALVATARRHRWRQALLHGAVDILGIAAAGLALAGWGIHASVENPWLPDTWRLSAAPKIALAAFLYLAVTRALLWYSVAPRAALTSIARTALMRQALVGGALLGIAPLIAVVADHAPLLLPLFAVPLVALDSTLWIARARAEEQLRDPLTGLPNRQWLLERTWTALDEAEQAGVRAALVLIDLDRFRSVNDTLGHLAGDRLLLQIAERLRLALPRDAEAARLGGDEFAVLLPVADSLTSAQRVARALVADLGSPLDLDGLTLVLEASAGVAVYPDHALDAEGLLRRADVAMYQAKRDRSGVEVYEARRDGNTPDRLGLLGDLRRALDAGEVELHYQPKVAFDGHVEGLEALVRWVHPERGRVSPDEFIAIAESSGLMPRLTEYVLETALCQVAKWRAMGLEVPVAVNVSPRDVHTPGFAGSVAARLARHGVPAGALQLEITEHVLLEDPQRAADTLAGLTGHGVKMSLDDFGTGYSSLVHLRRLPVSELKIDRSFVARLAIDNEDAEIVRCTLDLAHSLGLVVVAEGVEDDETWERLRDLGCDAVQGWLVAAAMPPDETTAWLRLRESGWHREGPPVPVAPAPAAAPAPATEEADQPVT from the coding sequence ATGAAACCCACCGACAGCGCCGAACCGGCATCGCGGTTGCGCCGGCTATCCCCGCCCGCGCTGCCGACGGTCTGCGTGGCCCTGGCCGTACTGGCACTCGCCGCCGGGACCTTCCGCGCCGTCGGCACGGGCCGGGCGCTCTTCCCCGGCCAGGCCGCCGGCTGGGCCCTCGCGACGCTCACCGCGCTCATCGTCGCCCATCTCGTCGCCCTCGGACGCGACCGCTGGTGGGGCGGCACCGGCTCCGGCGCCGCCCTCACCCTGGCCGTCCTGCTGCTCTACGGCTGGCTCCCGTCCGTGCTGATCAGCATCGCGGTGGTGGCCCTCGTGGCCACCGCCCGCCGGCACCGCTGGCGGCAGGCGTTACTCCACGGCGCGGTCGACATCCTCGGCATCGCCGCCGCCGGCCTCGCCCTGGCCGGCTGGGGGATCCACGCCAGCGTCGAGAACCCCTGGCTGCCCGACACGTGGCGGCTGTCGGCCGCCCCGAAGATCGCCCTCGCCGCCTTCCTCTACCTCGCCGTCACCCGCGCCCTGCTCTGGTACTCCGTGGCCCCGCGCGCCGCCCTCACCAGCATCGCCCGCACCGCCCTCATGCGGCAGGCCCTCGTCGGCGGGGCCCTGCTGGGCATCGCCCCGCTCATCGCCGTCGTCGCGGACCACGCGCCGCTGCTCCTGCCCCTCTTCGCGGTCCCCCTCGTCGCCCTGGACTCCACCCTCTGGATAGCGCGCGCCCGCGCCGAGGAACAGCTGCGCGACCCCCTCACCGGGCTGCCCAACCGTCAGTGGCTGCTGGAGCGCACCTGGACCGCCCTGGACGAGGCCGAGCAGGCCGGCGTGCGGGCCGCGCTCGTCCTGATCGACCTCGACCGCTTCCGGTCCGTCAACGACACCCTCGGGCACCTCGCCGGCGACCGGCTGCTCCTGCAAATAGCGGAACGGCTGCGGCTCGCCCTCCCGCGCGACGCGGAGGCCGCCCGGCTCGGCGGGGACGAGTTCGCCGTGCTGCTGCCCGTCGCGGACTCCCTCACCAGCGCCCAGCGCGTGGCCCGCGCACTCGTCGCCGACCTCGGCTCGCCGCTCGACCTCGACGGGCTCACCCTCGTCCTGGAGGCCAGCGCTGGCGTCGCCGTCTACCCCGACCACGCGCTCGACGCCGAGGGCCTGCTGCGCCGCGCGGACGTGGCGATGTACCAGGCCAAGCGGGACCGCAGCGGCGTCGAGGTCTACGAGGCCCGCCGCGACGGCAACACCCCCGACCGGCTCGGCCTGTTGGGCGATCTGCGCCGGGCGCTGGACGCCGGCGAGGTCGAGCTGCACTACCAGCCCAAGGTCGCCTTCGACGGCCACGTCGAGGGCCTGGAGGCCCTGGTCCGCTGGGTCCACCCGGAGCGGGGCCGGGTCTCGCCGGACGAGTTCATCGCCATCGCCGAGTCCTCCGGCCTGATGCCCCGGCTGACCGAGTACGTCCTGGAGACCGCCCTGTGCCAGGTGGCCAAGTGGCGCGCCATGGGCCTGGAGGTGCCGGTGGCGGTCAACGTCTCGCCCCGCGACGTCCACACCCCCGGCTTCGCCGGCTCGGTCGCCGCGCGGCTCGCCCGGCACGGCGTCCCCGCCGGGGCGCTCCAGCTGGAGATAACCGAGCACGTCCTGCTGGAGGACCCCCAGCGGGCGGCCGACACCCTCGCCGGCCTCACCGGCCACGGCGTGAAGATGTCCCTCGACGACTTCGGCACCGGCTACTCCTCCCTGGTCCACCTGCGCCGCCTCCCGGTCAGCGAACTCAAGATCGACCGCTCCTTCGTCGCCCGGCTGGCCATCGACAACGAGGACGCGGAGATCGTCCGCTGCACGCTCGACCTCGCCCATTCCCTGGGCCTGGTCGTCGTCGCGGAGGGCGTCGAGGACGACGAGACCTGGGAGCGCCTGCGCGACCTGGGCTGCGACGCGGTCCAGGGCTGGCTCGTCGCCGCGGCGATGCCGCCCGACGAGACCACGGCCTGGCTGCGCCTGCGCGAGTCCGGCTGGCACCGGGAGGGCCCGCCCGTCCCGGTGGCCCCGGCCCCCGCGGCGGCCCCCGCCCCGGCGACGGAGGAAGCGGACCAGCCGGTGACGTAG
- the gatC gene encoding Asp-tRNA(Asn)/Glu-tRNA(Gln) amidotransferase subunit GatC has product MPGITREEVAHLARLSRLELKAEELDHFAEQLDVIIGAVARVSDVADEDVPPTSHPLPLTNVMRADEIRPSLTPQQALSGAPAQEQQRFKVPQILGED; this is encoded by the coding sequence ATGCCTGGCATCACGCGCGAGGAGGTCGCTCACCTCGCCCGGCTGTCACGTCTGGAGCTGAAGGCGGAAGAGCTCGACCACTTCGCCGAACAGCTCGACGTGATCATCGGCGCGGTCGCCCGCGTTTCCGATGTGGCCGACGAGGACGTACCGCCGACCTCCCACCCGCTGCCCCTGACCAACGTCATGCGGGCGGACGAGATCCGCCCGTCGCTGACCCCCCAGCAGGCGCTCTCCGGCGCCCCCGCACAGGAGCAGCAGCGTTTCAAGGTGCCGCAGATCCTGGGGGAGGACTGA